From the Solanum pennellii chromosome 4, SPENNV200 genome, one window contains:
- the LOC107018428 gene encoding probable WRKY transcription factor 7, translated as MAVDLMTSGYRTDNFSSKMEETAVQEAATAGLQSVEKLIRLLSKSHQNQQQQKTNFQDSSSGNSSVSADYQAVADAAVNKFKKFISLLDKNRTGHARFRRGPISSLSPPLPSKQQQLQQSIKNQKPQIEEIEKPQTSNTKIYCPTPIQRLPPLPHNHLQLVKNGSIERKEASTTINFASPSPATSFMSSLTGETESLQQSLSSGFQITNLSQVSSAGRPPLSTSSFKRKCSSMDDTALKCSSAGGSSGRCHCPKKRKSRVKRVVRVPAISMKMADIPPDDYSWRKYGQKPIKGSPHPRGYYKCSSVRGCPARKHVERALDDAAMLIVTYEGEHNHSHSITETPGAHVLESS; from the exons ATGGCTGTAGACTTAATGACCAGTGGTTACAGAACCgataatttttcatcaaagaTGGAGGAAACCGCCGTACAAGAAGCTGCAACCGCCGGACTTCAAAGCGTTGAGAAATTAATCAGATTGTTGTCTAaatctcatcaaaatcaacaacaacaGAAAACGAATTTTCAAGATTCGTCATCGGGTAATTCCTCTGTTTCTGCAGATTATCAAGCTGTAGCTGATGCTGCTGTAAACAAATTCAAAAAGTtcatttctttacttgataaaaacAGAACTGGTCATGCTAGATTCCGGCGAGGACCAATTAGTTCTCTTTCTCCTCCACTTCCATCAAAGCAACAACAATTACAACAATCTATTAAGAATCAAAAACCCCAAATTGAAGAAATCGAAAAACCCCAAACTTCAAATACCAAAATCTACTGTCCGACCCCAATTCAAAGATTGCCTCCTTTACCTCATAACCATCTTCAATTAGTGAAAAATGGGTCGATTGAGAGGAAAGAAGCATCAACTACCATTAATTTTGCTTCTCCATCGCCGGCGACTTCGTTTATGTCATCGTTAACAGGGGAAACAGAGAGCTTACAGCAGTCTTTATCTTCTGGGTTTCAAATAACAAATCTTTCTCAGGTTTCATCCGCCGGCCGGCCACCTCTTTCTACTTCTTCATTCAAAAGAAAGTGTAGTTCCATGGACGATACCGCCCTCAAGTGCAGCAGCGCCGGTGGTTCCTCCGGCCGTTGCCACTGCCCAAAGAAAAG AAAATCAAGAGTCAAAAGAGTAGTAAGAGTCCCTGCTATTAGCATGAAAATGGCTGATATTCCACCTGATGATTATTCATGGAGAAAATATGGTCAAAAACCCATCAAGGGTTCTCCTCATCCTAG gGGATATTACAAATGTAGCAGTGTACGAGGATGTCCAGCAAGAAAACATGTAGAAAGAGCATTAGACGATGCAGCTATGTTGATTGTTACATATGAAGGAGAACACAATCATTCACATTCCATTACAGAAACACCAGGAGCTCATGTTCTTGAATCTTCTTAA